One Polaribacter reichenbachii genomic window, ATAAAATTATACTATGGAGTTTAATTGGTTTCAAAAAAAAGAGAAAAAAGTATTACCTGAGTATTTTTTAGAGTATAAAAATGCTTTTTTAAATGCAGAAAAACTCCCTATAAACCAAACTCGATTTGTTGTTTTTGACACTGAAACTACTGGTTTTTCTATGAAAAAAGATAGAGTTTTATCTATTGGTGCAGTTTCTTTAGTAGACAATATTATAAATGTAAACAATTCTTTTGAGGTTTATATAAAACAAGAAATTTTTAAAGCAGAAACTGTGCCCATTCACGGAATTTTAAAATACGGTGAAATGGATAAAATAAATGAATTAGAGGCTTTAAAACAATTTCTAAAATATATAGAAAATGCGGTTTTAGTTGGACATCACGTGGGTTTTGATGTACAAATGATTAATGAAATATTAAAAAGAAATAAATTACCCAACTTGGTAAATAAATCGATTGATACTGGTTTTCTTTTTAAAAAATCAAAACACGCTGTTTATAAAAATGATAAAAAACATTATACTTTAGATGATTTGTGCAATGAACTAAAAATCTCTAAAAGTGATAGACATACTGCAAGTGGAGATGCTTATATTACTGCAATTGCCTTTTTAAAAATTCTATCTCGTTTAAATAATAGAACTGATTTAAAATTTAAAGATTTACTTTTTTAAAAAAAGAAAACCTCGAAAACATTTTTGTTTTCGAGGTTTTATATTTCTATTTATTGATAAAGTTCTAATAATTTAACAATAATACAATCTTAAATTATTGAACTGGTTTTGCAAAAAATGTGTCAACCAATTTTCCTTGACTCAATAAAGGCAAAGTAAAAACTGTTGCTGGTCTTGCAGGTTCTGTCGGATTTCCTTTTTCGTCTTTTTTGTACCAAGTTAATTCTTCTGGTAAAACTAAACCATTAACATTTGCCCATTTATTATAACGAATTAATTTAAAACGATCGCTTGTAGCTTTAGAATTAAAAGTTACTGTATACGCTAACCATTCCATTTGGTAAGTTTCTGGATTGTAATAAATAATGTAATTATCATCAGAAGAATTACCAATATTTGCTTTATAAGAAATTTTATAACCAGGATAATCTACACCATCAAAAGAAATTGGTGCTGCTTTTTTATACACAATTCCATCATCAGCTAGCACAAAAGGCATAGCGTAAAAATAGAAATACAAGTTGTAATAAAATTTAGGATTACCTTTATAGGCACCTTCTTTTTCTTCAGCTAACCAAACTTCTTTTCCATCAAAACCTAAAGAATAATTTGGTGAGTTGATTACTGTTTTTCTTGATTTTAAATTAATAGTATGCGCTTCTTCACCTTTATTAAAAGATAAAATTTCAGCATTTCTCCAAGTTTGTATTCCACCATGTTTTTCAAATACTTTTCCAAGTTCATCAGGGAAATTTTCATTTTTAACTACTTGTGCTTCTTTTTCTTTGGTTTCTTTCTTTTTTTCATTTTTACAGGCAACAGCAATAACTATAACTAGCAATAAAAGTATTTTTTTCATTTGTTTTTAATGTGTTTGATTTGATTTTCTTATGTCGGATTAAAAATTAATACTTACTGATAATATGAAAAAAATTATTTATTAAAAAAAACATTTTAATAATAATAATAATATCCAATCGCCTGTCTTTTAAACTAACTAGTTGTTATTTAACTAAGATGTTAATGTTAGTTTTTTGTTGATAAGTATAATTTATAGTAAAAAACATATTTAATAGATTTTTTTTATATTTGTATAGATAAAATATTATTATCAATAATACAGGTTAGAGCTCTTAGACCTTTATGTTAAGGGAAATAAATTTTAATCTTATATAAATTGGTTAAAAAAGAAAAAAAACACTTCCAAATGGTGGATAGTGTTTAAAAAAGAAATTAGACTTGTAGTTCAAACTGCAATAAGTCTAATCCGATTGTGGCTTCTATAATCGATTACCACTCTAACCAAAGAGGTTAGTTTTAATTTATCAAATTTTAATAAAAGTCTGTTGTTGGCGCAACAGACTTATTATGTCTAATAATTTTCTATAAAGGTAAGGTAATTGCTGTTAAATTACAAATTTATCCAAATATTATAGTTTTACACCAATAGGGATATAATTAAATAAATTACAAATACTAAAATTAAAACCTTTTAAATTTTAGATTGATACGTATACAAATCAAAATATCTGCCTTTGGCTGCTATTAATTCTTCGTGAGTACCTCTTTCTGCTATTTTACCAGCCTCTATTACTAAAATTTGATCTGCTTTTTTAATAGTACTTAATCTGTGCGCAATAACAATGGTAGTTCTATCTTTTATTAATTCTGATAAACTTTTCTGAATTAATGCCTCACTTTCTGTATCTAAACTAGATGTTGCTTCATCTAAAATAAGAATTCTTGGATCTGCTAAAATGGCTCTTGCAATCGCTAATCTTTGTCTTTGTCCTCCTGATAATTTTACACCTCTTTCTCCAATTAAGGTATCTAAACCATCATCAAATCTGTCTGTAAATTCGTTTACATAAGCTGCTTTTACAGCATTTTGTAATTCTTCTTCTGATGCGTTTGGTCTTGGGAATAGAATATTTTCTCTAATTGTACCTTCAAACAGAAACTCGTCTTGTAAAACAACTCCTAAATTTTTACGATAACTAGACAATTTTACTTTAGACATATCTTGATTATCAATAGTAATTGTACCCGATTTCGGATTTAAAAATGTTGCAGACAAACCTGCAATTGTAGACTTCCCTGAACCAGAACTACCAACCAAAGCTGTTACAGAACCTGCAGGGACTTGAAAATTGATGTTATGCAACACTTGTTTACCTTCTTCATAAGAAAAAGAAACATCATCAAAATTAATCTCGCCATTTACATTATCTAATTCAATATTTCTGCTTACATCATCTTCTTCTGCAGACATATTCATCAATTCTTCTGTTCTATCTAAACCTGCTAGTGCTTCTGTTAACTGACTTCCAATATTACTCATTTGCACAATGGGTGCAACCATAAATGCTAGTAAAAATGTAAATTGAATAAAATCTCCAAAAGTTAAAGATCCTTGCATCATATAATAACCGCCAATTCCCATAACTCCTGTAGTGGCTAAACCAATTAAAAAAGTAGAAGAACTTGTCATTATAGCAGTTGCTGTCATACTTTTTTTAACATTGATAAAAATATCTGCAACACCTTTTTCAAAAATTTTGCTTTCTTGTTCTTCTGCATTAAAGGCTTTTATAACTCGAATTCCGCCTAAAGTTTCAGTTAAACGTCCTTTTACCTCTGCATTTATTTTACCTCTTGTTCTAAAAATTGGGCGAATGTATTTGAATGATTTTAAGGCTATCAAACCAAAAATGGATAATGGCACAAAGGTAAAAACTGTCATCCAAACATTCATTTTTAATAAAATAACCAAGGTTACAATTGCTGTAAAAGAGCCACCAATTAATTGTACTAAACCTGTACCAATTAAGTTTCTAACCCCCTCAACATCGCTCATAATTCTAGAAACTAAAGCGCCAGATTTTGTGTTATCAAAAAAACTAATAGGTAATGTTAAAACCTTTTTTTGCACTTCTGCTCTTAACTCTGATATTAAATATTGCGCTTGTATACTCAATACTTTTGTCAATAAAAAAGAAGTAATTGCTTGTACAGAAATAGCACCAATAACTATTGCTATTAAAGTATATAACTGACTGTAATCTTTATTAGGAACAACCTCATCTAACAATACTTTGCTTTGTAAAGGTAAAACAAAACCAGATAAACTTCTGATAATAATTAGAATTAAGCCTACAAAAACAAGGTTTCTTCTTGGCCAAATAATCGTTTTAAAAGCTTGTTTTAAGGTTACTTTTGGCTTCTTTTTATCTTTTGATGATTCTTTATAATGCTGCATAATTTTTAATCGTCAATTTATATGCCATTAGAAACTATTCTGACAGATGTGCAAAATTAATAGAAAGAACTGTCAGGTTTCTAATACTTGACAGCTCTATTATTTTTTGATAAGGTAATCAGCAAGCTAGTTTGCATAAGCCATAGAATCCTTTCAGAAATTATTTACAATCGATCATCAATAATATTTTGTACAACTTCTGGATTTAAAAGTGTGCTTGTATCTCCTAGATTACCCATATCATCTGATGCTATTTTACGTAAAATACGTCGCATAATTTTTCCTGAACGTGTTTTTGGTAAACCTTCTGAAAACTGAATTTTATCTAATTTAGCAATCGGTCCTATTTTTTCTGAAATCGCTTGATTGATTTCTTTACGTAAATTATCGTGATTTCTGCTTTCGCCTGTGTCTTTTAAAATTACGTAACCATATAAGGCACTTCCTTTAATTTCGTGTGGAAAACCAACAATGGCAGATTCTGCTACTGCAGGATGTTCGTTAATTGCATCTTCTATGGGTGCTGTGCCTAAATTATGACCAGAAACAATAATTACATCATCTACTCTACCTGTAATTCTGT contains:
- a CDS encoding ABC transporter ATP-binding protein is translated as MQHYKESSKDKKKPKVTLKQAFKTIIWPRRNLVFVGLILIIIRSLSGFVLPLQSKVLLDEVVPNKDYSQLYTLIAIVIGAISVQAITSFLLTKVLSIQAQYLISELRAEVQKKVLTLPISFFDNTKSGALVSRIMSDVEGVRNLIGTGLVQLIGGSFTAIVTLVILLKMNVWMTVFTFVPLSIFGLIALKSFKYIRPIFRTRGKINAEVKGRLTETLGGIRVIKAFNAEEQESKIFEKGVADIFINVKKSMTATAIMTSSSTFLIGLATTGVMGIGGYYMMQGSLTFGDFIQFTFLLAFMVAPIVQMSNIGSQLTEALAGLDRTEELMNMSAEEDDVSRNIELDNVNGEINFDDVSFSYEEGKQVLHNINFQVPAGSVTALVGSSGSGKSTIAGLSATFLNPKSGTITIDNQDMSKVKLSSYRKNLGVVLQDEFLFEGTIRENILFPRPNASEEELQNAVKAAYVNEFTDRFDDGLDTLIGERGVKLSGGQRQRLAIARAILADPRILILDEATSSLDTESEALIQKSLSELIKDRTTIVIAHRLSTIKKADQILVIEAGKIAERGTHEELIAAKGRYFDLYTYQSKI
- a CDS encoding DUF6503 family protein, giving the protein MKKILLLLVIVIAVACKNEKKKETKEKEAQVVKNENFPDELGKVFEKHGGIQTWRNAEILSFNKGEEAHTINLKSRKTVINSPNYSLGFDGKEVWLAEEKEGAYKGNPKFYYNLYFYFYAMPFVLADDGIVYKKAAPISFDGVDYPGYKISYKANIGNSSDDNYIIYYNPETYQMEWLAYTVTFNSKATSDRFKLIRYNKWANVNGLVLPEELTWYKKDEKGNPTEPARPATVFTLPLLSQGKLVDTFFAKPVQ
- a CDS encoding PolC-type DNA polymerase III; the protein is MEFNWFQKKEKKVLPEYFLEYKNAFLNAEKLPINQTRFVVFDTETTGFSMKKDRVLSIGAVSLVDNIINVNNSFEVYIKQEIFKAETVPIHGILKYGEMDKINELEALKQFLKYIENAVLVGHHVGFDVQMINEILKRNKLPNLVNKSIDTGFLFKKSKHAVYKNDKKHYTLDDLCNELKISKSDRHTASGDAYITAIAFLKILSRLNNRTDLKFKDLLF